A genomic window from Salvia hispanica cultivar TCC Black 2014 chromosome 5, UniMelb_Shisp_WGS_1.0, whole genome shotgun sequence includes:
- the LOC125186720 gene encoding oleosin L-like, which translates to MADQHYGQFQSRPHHLQQHHPRSHQMVKAATAVTAGGSLLVLSGLTLAATVIALTIATPLLVIFSPVLVPAALAVFALAGGFLASGGFGVAALSVLSWIYKYMTGKHPVGADQLDTARTKLAGKARDMKDRVDHNVSVAQSS; encoded by the coding sequence ATGGCTGATCAACACTACGGTCAATTCCAATCCAGGCCCCACCATCTCCAGCAGCACCACCCGCGGAGCCACCAGATGGTCAAGGCTGCCACCGCAGTCACCGCCGGCGGCTCCCTCCTCGTCCTCTCCGGCCTCACCCTCGCCGCCACCGTCATCGCCCTCACCATCGCCACCCCGCTCCTCGTCATCTTCAGCCCCGTGCTCGTGCCCGCGGCCCTGGCCGTGTTCGCCCTGGCTGGAGGGTTCCTCGCGTCGGGCGGGTTCGGGGTGGCCGCCCTCAGCGTGCTGTCGTGGATCTACAAGTACATGACCGGGAAGCACCCGGTCGGGGCTGACCAGCTCGACACTGCGCGCACGAAGCTCGCGGGCAAGGCAAGGGACATGAAGGACAGGGTGGACCATAATGTCTCCGTTGCGCAAAGCTCTTGA